One segment of Panicum virgatum strain AP13 chromosome 1K, P.virgatum_v5, whole genome shotgun sequence DNA contains the following:
- the LOC120645561 gene encoding transcription factor PIF5-like: MDAQQLDLFLRRHQSMANVCCESEDALGSSESEPARPARPRGKRSRAAEVHNLSEKRRRSRINEKMKALQTLVPNSSKTDKASMLDDAIEYLKQLQLQVQMLSMRNGLYLPPANLSGVPEVLATSEVCATINQSGVKASDSGVALLPVNQSSVAHHSFDPPNHDQRHNKSLVLQSIPTSSTTIARFLQEPAQANLQSFQLAVPPEMILKEDMMLKHRLTSVQGTTSVPGHEVKLASQETCTVNSGHFNRGSQRKEVARDMMPKNTESVLFMPYLHGLQSGDTNGGLRAEPS, encoded by the exons ATGGACGCGCAACAGCTGGATTTGTTCCTGCGTCGTCACCAAAGCATGGCCAACGTCTGCTGCGAGAGCGAG GACGCGCTGGGGTCGTCGGAGTCGGAGCCCGCGAGGCCGGCGCGCCCGCGCGGCAAGaggagccgcgccgccgaggtGCACAACCTCTCCGAGAAG aggaggaggagcaggatcaacgagaagatgaaggcgTTGCAGACCCTCGTACCCAACTCCAGCAAG ACGGACAAGGCCTCCATGCTTGACGATGCCATTGAGTACCTGAAGCAGCTTCAGCTACAGGTGCAG ATGTTGTCTATGAGGAATGGCCTGTATCTTCCCCCAGCAAACTTATCTGGAGTACCTGAGGTTCTGGCAACCTCAGAAGTGTGCGCCACGATTAACCAAAGTGGTGTCAAGGCATCAGATTCTGGGGTTGCCCTACTTCCTGTGAACCAAAGTTCTGTAGCTCATCATTCATTTGATCCACCAAATCATGACCAACGGCATAACAAATCCCTTGTTTTGCAAAGTATCCCTACTAGTTCAACGACCATAGCTCGATTCCTTCAAGAGCCAGCTCAGGCCAACCTTCAATCCTTTCAGCTAGCTGTACCTCCTGAG ATGATCCTCAAGGAGGACATGATGTTAAAGCATCGCCTGACTTCAGTTCAAGGAACCACGTCGGTACCAG GGCATGAGGTCAAGCTTGCTAGTCAGGAAACATGTACGGTGAATTCTGGTCATTTCAATAGAGGTTCACAAAGGAAAGAAGTAGCACGAGACATGATGCCGAAAAACACTGAAAGTGTACTATTTATGCCATACTTGCACGG CTTGCAAAGCGGTGACACCAATGGAGGTCTGAGGGCAGAACCAAGCTAG